From the genome of Lysinibacter sp. HNR:
ACACGACCACGATGGGGTCAATACACTACTTGGCTTCGTTTGCCTCGTTAGTCTGTGCCTCTTCAGCGGCTGCAGACTCCCCAGCGGGAGCAGCTTCCTCAGCGGCGGTCTCCTCGGCTGGAGCCTCATCAGCTACAGGCTCCTCAACTACCTGAGCTTCCTCAACCTTTTCAGCTGCTGGCTTGGACTTCTTGGGTTTGGCATTAACCGGCTCAAGAACGAGCTCGATAACCGCCATAGAAGCATTATCACCCTTGCGGAAACGGGTTTTAATAACTCGTGTGTAACCACCCTCACGTTCCGCCATCTGCGGTGCGATCTCGGTAAAGAGTTCGTGAACAACGCCTCTATCTGTAATCGTACGCAGAACACGACGGCGTGCGTGTAGATCCCCACGCTTTGCGAAGGTAATAAGACGCTCAGCGTAGGGCTTCAGGCGCTTAGCCTTGGTCTCAGTGGTTTCGATGCTCTTGTGGGTGAATAGTGCGGTAGCAAGATTCGCAAGCATCAAGCGCTCGTGCGCTGGTCCACCACCGAGGCGGGGTCCCTTTGTTGGTCTAGGCATTTTAGTTTCTCTCTGGGATAAAAGGGGTAAAAGTTATTAGAACTAGTTGGACTCTTCGTCGTAGCTATAGAACTGTGCACCGTCAAAACCGGGTACCGCATCTTTGAGCGACAGCCCAAGGTCAACCAGCTTATCGCGAACCTCAAACACCGACTTTTGACCAAAGTTACGAATGTTCATGAGCTGCGCCTCGGAGAGGGCAACCAATTCGCTGACCGTATTAATACCCTCGCGCTTGAGGCAGTTGTAGCTACGAACAGAAAGATCAAGATCTTCAATCGGAATTGCCAACTCGTTGCTGAGAACCGCGTCAACCGGCGCGGGACCAATCTCAACACCTTCTGCGGCGGTGTTCAGCTCGCGGGCGAGACCGAACAACTCAACCAGGGTGCTACCGGCAGACGCGATGGCGTCGCGAGGGGTAATAGCTGGTTTCGTCTCGACATCAACAACTAGACGATCGAAGTCAGTACGCTCACCGGCACGGGTTGCCTCCACACGGTAGGTAACTTTAAGCACTGGCGAGTAGATCGAGTCGATCGGGATTCGACCAACCTCGGCCTCCTCGTTACGGTTTTGAGTCGCCGAAACGTAGCCACGACCACGCTCAATGGTGAGCTCGAGTTCGAACTGAGCCTTGTCGTTCAAAGTTGCAATAACAAGCTCAGGGTTGTGCACCTCAACACCCGCGGGGGCTGAGATGTCGGCCGCAGTTACCTCACCGGCTCCGGTTTTACGGAGATATGCGGTGATGGGCTCATCGTGTTCACTAGACACGACCAGGCCTTTAATATTGAGGATTATCTCGGTCACATCCTCCGCGACACCGGGGATGGTGGTGAACTCGTGGGAGACACCTTCAAAACGGACGCTAGTGGCCGCTGCACCGGGAATCGATGACAGCAGTGTGCGACGGAGAGAGTTCCCCAGGGTGTAACCAAAACCAGGCTCAAGGGGTTCGATCACAAAACGTGAGCGGAACTCCGAAATGTTATCTTCAGTCAGAGTGGGTCGCTGTGCAATGAGCACTGTTATGTCCTTTCGGCCAGGAGTCCGCTATATGACTCCTGCGTTAGCGTTGATGTTAAGTTATGTAGTGCGCCGAATCCACAACTCGGGTTCGGCGCACAAACGTAGTGAGGTATAAGAGCGACTCTTTTAGACTCGGCGACGCTTAGGCGGGCGGCAACCGTTGTGTGCCTGCGGGGTGACATCGGTGATTGAACCAACCTCAAGACCCGCCGCCTGCAACGAACGAATCGCGGTTTCACGGCCCGAACCGGGACCCTTAACAAAAACGTCAACCTTCTTCATGCCGTGTTCCTGAGCCTGGCGAGCTGCGGACTCCGCTGCGAGCTGAGCGGCAAAAGGAGTCGACTTACGCGACCCTTTAAAACCAACTCCGCCCGAGGAGGCCCAACTCACCACCGCACCGTTTGTGTCGGTAATTGAAACAATGGTGTTGTTGAAGGTGGACTTAATGTGAGCCTGTCCGGCTGCAATGTTCTTTTTGTCTTTGCGACGCGGCTTACGAGTAGCCGCCTGTGGTGTTGCCATGTTTTCTCCTAAAACTTATTGGCTTTTAGCCCGCTGGCTAACTACTTCTTCTTACCGGCTACCGTACGCTTTGGTCCCTTACGGGTGCGTGCGTTGGTTTTGGTGCGTTGTCCGCGAACGGGCAAACCACGACGGTGACGAAGTCCCTCGTAGCTACCGATCTCGACCTTACGGCGGATGTCCGCTGCAACTTCACGACGCAGGTCACCTTCAACCTTGAAGTGACTCTCAATGTAGTCACGGAGGGCAACAAGCTGCTCATCGGTTAGGTCTTTAACGCGAGTGTCTTTGTCGATTTTGGTGTCGGCAAGGGTTTTGAGAGCGCTTGCGCGCCCTACCCCGTACACGTAAGTGAGTGCAATTTCCACGCGTTTTTCGCGCGGAATGTCAACGCCTGCTAGACGTGCCATAGTGGCTTCTCCTCAATAGTGAGTGGAGGTATGTCACAACACCTGTGCCCCAGCCTCCA
Proteins encoded in this window:
- the rplQ gene encoding 50S ribosomal protein L17; translated protein: MPRPTKGPRLGGGPAHERLMLANLATALFTHKSIETTETKAKRLKPYAERLITFAKRGDLHARRRVLRTITDRGVVHELFTEIAPQMAEREGGYTRVIKTRFRKGDNASMAVIELVLEPVNAKPKKSKPAAEKVEEAQVVEEPVADEAPAEETAAEEAAPAGESAAAEEAQTNEANEAK
- a CDS encoding DNA-directed RNA polymerase subunit alpha, which translates into the protein MLIAQRPTLTEDNISEFRSRFVIEPLEPGFGYTLGNSLRRTLLSSIPGAAATSVRFEGVSHEFTTIPGVAEDVTEIILNIKGLVVSSEHDEPITAYLRKTGAGEVTAADISAPAGVEVHNPELVIATLNDKAQFELELTIERGRGYVSATQNRNEEAEVGRIPIDSIYSPVLKVTYRVEATRAGERTDFDRLVVDVETKPAITPRDAIASAGSTLVELFGLARELNTAAEGVEIGPAPVDAVLSNELAIPIEDLDLSVRSYNCLKREGINTVSELVALSEAQLMNIRNFGQKSVFEVRDKLVDLGLSLKDAVPGFDGAQFYSYDEESN
- the rpsM gene encoding 30S ribosomal protein S13, whose product is MARLAGVDIPREKRVEIALTYVYGVGRASALKTLADTKIDKDTRVKDLTDEQLVALRDYIESHFKVEGDLRREVAADIRRKVEIGSYEGLRHRRGLPVRGQRTKTNARTRKGPKRTVAGKKK
- the rpsK gene encoding 30S ribosomal protein S11, giving the protein MATPQAATRKPRRKDKKNIAAGQAHIKSTFNNTIVSITDTNGAVVSWASSGGVGFKGSRKSTPFAAQLAAESAARQAQEHGMKKVDVFVKGPGSGRETAIRSLQAAGLEVGSITDVTPQAHNGCRPPKRRRV